A stretch of the Streptomyces sp. NBC_01428 genome encodes the following:
- a CDS encoding GNAT family N-acetyltransferase — translation MEITNHRLDGLSVPLREAWHRAMDESPEYANPFLAPEFATGVGRFRKGAQVAVLHEGGEPVGFLPYERNVLGAGRAVGLGLSDCQALVHRPGITWDVQEVLRACGLSVFEFDHLVEEQKPFGRFVTGTFASPVVDLKPGDSGYPEWLRSAYPGQAKTTLKKERRLARDVGEVRFVFDERDPRMLRTLMRWKSAQYRRTGRMDRFARPWIVDLVDHLFDVREEHFTGVLSVLYAGDRPVAAHFGPRSRSVLAAWFTAYDPEFHRYSPGLMMHLRTAEAAGRNGVSVLDLGRGDKEYKDWLKTRELRVAEGFAHRPHPVAAAHRLWRRPVRGLRNTVLAHPELRDPADRLLKTVGNLRASGRARPGAGPPAD, via the coding sequence GTGGAGATCACGAACCACAGACTCGACGGCCTGAGCGTCCCGCTGCGCGAGGCCTGGCACCGGGCGATGGACGAGTCGCCCGAGTACGCGAATCCTTTCCTGGCACCGGAGTTCGCGACCGGGGTCGGCAGGTTCCGGAAGGGCGCCCAGGTCGCCGTCCTGCACGAGGGAGGGGAGCCCGTCGGCTTCCTGCCCTACGAGCGCAACGTCCTCGGCGCCGGCAGAGCCGTCGGCCTCGGACTCTCCGACTGCCAGGCCCTGGTGCACCGACCGGGGATCACGTGGGACGTCCAGGAGGTGCTGCGCGCCTGCGGGTTGTCCGTCTTCGAGTTCGATCATCTCGTCGAGGAGCAGAAGCCGTTCGGCCGGTTCGTCACGGGAACGTTCGCCTCCCCGGTCGTCGATCTGAAGCCGGGGGACAGCGGCTATCCGGAGTGGCTGCGCAGCGCGTACCCGGGCCAGGCCAAGACGACCTTGAAGAAGGAACGGCGGCTCGCCCGCGACGTGGGCGAGGTGCGGTTCGTCTTCGACGAGCGCGACCCCCGGATGCTGCGCACGCTCATGCGCTGGAAGTCCGCCCAGTACCGCAGGACCGGACGGATGGACCGGTTCGCACGCCCCTGGATCGTGGACCTGGTGGACCATCTCTTCGACGTCCGCGAGGAGCACTTCACCGGTGTGCTGTCCGTCCTCTACGCCGGGGACCGGCCGGTCGCCGCCCACTTCGGACCGAGGTCCCGCAGTGTCCTCGCGGCCTGGTTCACGGCGTACGACCCCGAGTTCCACCGCTATTCGCCCGGCCTGATGATGCACCTGCGGACCGCCGAGGCGGCCGGCCGGAACGGCGTCAGCGTCCTGGACCTGGGGCGCGGGGACAAGGAGTACAAGGACTGGCTGAAGACCCGCGAGCTGCGCGTGGCCGAGGGCTTCGCCCACCGCCCCCACCCGGTGGCGGCGGCGCACCGGCTGTGGCGCCGGCCCGTGCGGGGCCTGCGGAACACGGTTCTCGCCCATCCCGAGCTGCGCGACCCGGCCGACCGGCTGCTCAAGACGGTGGGCAACCTGCGCGCCTCGGGGCGCGCCCGGCCCGGCGCCGGCCCCCCGGCGGACTGA